A genomic segment from Comamonas terrigena NBRC 13299 encodes:
- a CDS encoding efflux RND transporter periplasmic adaptor subunit, translating into MSEPKQFDASLSAPKHWIAVAAILACGMVAGALILRTPGTPTPAAASGHADADAHQDGEHHGQPAEKHGDHQEADKHSDEEHHDAKTDTADKEKTASAANPHGEDAHGPEEEEGLVPLSEAQSKKAGVTLAQAGAAAIRKEVLLPGEIRLDEDRTAHVVPRVAGIVASVHARLGEQVAKGQLLAVIHSATVSDQRSELQTAQKRLVLAQNTFQREKQLWEEKISAEQDYLQARQALQEAEIAVTNTSQKLAAMGAGSGGSGGSSRYELRAPLAGVVVEKHLTVGESVTESTASFTVSNLSAVWAEINVAAPQLPYVIVGAPVTVRATAFESAAEGKIAYVGALIGEQTRTAPARVALANPQGVWRPGLFVEVKVLADAAQVPVAVDAKAIQRPNGKDNVVFVPAQGGYKAQRVQLGRSDGKTTEVTAGLQAGQDYVKDGSFLLKAELGKASAEHTH; encoded by the coding sequence ATGTCCGAACCCAAGCAATTCGACGCATCACTCTCTGCTCCCAAACACTGGATCGCCGTCGCAGCGATTCTGGCCTGTGGCATGGTGGCTGGCGCCCTCATCCTCCGGACTCCGGGCACCCCCACTCCGGCCGCAGCGTCCGGCCACGCGGATGCCGACGCGCACCAGGATGGCGAACACCATGGCCAGCCAGCTGAAAAGCATGGCGACCACCAGGAAGCCGACAAGCACTCCGACGAAGAACACCACGACGCCAAAACCGACACGGCCGACAAGGAGAAGACCGCGTCGGCTGCCAACCCGCATGGGGAGGATGCACACGGCCCTGAAGAAGAGGAAGGCCTGGTCCCGCTCAGCGAAGCCCAGTCGAAGAAAGCGGGCGTGACCCTGGCCCAGGCCGGTGCAGCCGCCATCCGCAAGGAAGTCCTGCTGCCGGGAGAGATCCGCCTGGATGAAGACCGCACCGCACACGTGGTGCCGCGCGTGGCCGGCATCGTGGCCTCGGTCCATGCCCGGTTGGGTGAACAGGTCGCCAAGGGACAGCTTCTGGCGGTGATCCACAGTGCCACCGTCTCGGACCAGCGCAGCGAACTGCAGACGGCACAGAAACGTCTGGTGCTCGCCCAAAACACATTCCAGCGGGAAAAGCAGCTTTGGGAAGAGAAGATTTCGGCGGAGCAAGACTATCTGCAGGCCCGCCAGGCCCTGCAGGAGGCCGAAATTGCCGTGACCAACACCTCGCAGAAGCTCGCAGCCATGGGCGCGGGTTCCGGCGGATCGGGCGGCTCCAGCCGCTATGAGCTGCGCGCGCCGCTGGCAGGGGTGGTGGTCGAAAAGCACCTGACCGTGGGCGAATCGGTGACGGAAAGCACCGCCTCCTTCACCGTGTCGAACCTCAGCGCCGTCTGGGCGGAGATCAATGTCGCGGCACCGCAGCTACCCTATGTGATCGTCGGCGCACCTGTGACGGTGCGGGCCACGGCGTTCGAGTCGGCCGCAGAAGGCAAGATCGCCTATGTCGGCGCACTGATCGGGGAACAGACACGCACGGCCCCTGCCCGCGTGGCGCTGGCCAACCCCCAAGGCGTCTGGCGACCCGGTCTGTTTGTGGAGGTCAAGGTCCTCGCGGATGCCGCACAGGTTCCCGTCGCGGTCGACGCCAAGGCCATCCAGCGCCCGAATGGCAAGGACAACGTGGTCTTCGTTCCTGCGCAGGGGGGCTACAAGGCCCAGCGCGTTCAACTGGGGCGCTCGGACGGGAAGACCACCGAAGTCACCGCCGGCCTGCAGGCCGGACAGGACTACGTCAAGGACGGCTCCTTCCTGCTGAAGGCCGAATTGGGCAAGGCGTCTGCCGAGCACACGCACTGA
- a CDS encoding TolC family protein — protein MATLAHAPGGARTQRKISLAWIALALASVASATTSATDLPPALVTPAPKHTAQTGTPMTLADAWNRALAANPGLKAARFGAAATEGALLQSQARPNPELAFSQEDTRSENRSSTVQINQVIELGGKRAARVRLAESEKAAAHSAVAETQALLRYQVVNGFNELLLAQQRVQFASKTHDLAAQASDAARKRVQAGKVPPLEASRAQVAQAHAALELQQARSSVVVAQQNLAALWGGRTTDIGTAIGDFTATAEAPTADQLDALLDTAPAMVQARHALEQSQAASAIERARRLQDPTVSLGVKRANEVGRNQVVLGISIPLPLFDSNAGNQLQALRKVDQAEQKLQEQRLQLQAQVFTARQQLISSNQQLSLLQSQVLPTAQSAYDIAVRGFSLGKFSFLDVLEAQRTLIESQRQLLDQWMASHKARAEIDRLLGTESLADTHTGI, from the coding sequence ATGGCAACCCTGGCCCATGCTCCCGGCGGGGCACGTACGCAACGCAAGATTTCCCTGGCATGGATCGCATTGGCGCTTGCCAGCGTGGCATCCGCCACGACAAGCGCGACAGACCTGCCCCCGGCCCTGGTGACGCCAGCCCCCAAGCACACGGCGCAAACCGGCACACCCATGACCCTGGCGGATGCCTGGAACAGGGCGCTGGCAGCCAACCCCGGTCTGAAAGCGGCCCGTTTCGGTGCCGCCGCCACCGAAGGCGCTCTGCTGCAAAGCCAGGCCCGCCCCAATCCCGAACTGGCGTTCAGCCAGGAAGACACCCGCTCCGAGAACCGCTCCAGCACGGTCCAGATCAACCAGGTCATCGAGCTGGGGGGCAAGCGTGCAGCGCGCGTGCGCCTGGCCGAAAGCGAGAAGGCTGCAGCCCATTCCGCCGTGGCCGAAACGCAGGCCCTGCTCCGCTACCAGGTGGTCAATGGTTTCAACGAACTGCTGCTCGCCCAGCAGCGCGTGCAGTTCGCGTCGAAGACACACGATCTCGCTGCACAGGCCAGCGACGCAGCCCGCAAACGCGTCCAGGCTGGCAAAGTGCCTCCGCTCGAAGCCAGCCGCGCCCAGGTGGCACAGGCCCATGCTGCCCTGGAACTGCAGCAGGCCAGGTCGTCGGTAGTGGTCGCGCAGCAGAATCTGGCCGCCCTCTGGGGCGGCCGGACGACGGACATCGGCACGGCCATCGGCGACTTCACTGCCACTGCGGAAGCTCCGACAGCCGACCAGCTGGACGCGCTGCTGGACACCGCCCCCGCCATGGTGCAGGCGCGCCACGCGCTGGAGCAGAGCCAGGCCGCCTCCGCCATCGAACGCGCCAGGCGCCTGCAGGACCCGACCGTGAGCCTGGGCGTCAAGCGGGCCAACGAGGTCGGCCGCAACCAGGTGGTGCTGGGCATCAGCATCCCGCTGCCGCTGTTCGACAGCAATGCAGGCAACCAGCTCCAGGCCCTGCGCAAGGTGGACCAGGCCGAACAGAAATTGCAGGAACAGCGCCTGCAGTTACAGGCCCAGGTGTTCACAGCACGCCAGCAACTGATCAGCAGCAACCAGCAACTGTCCTTGCTCCAGAGCCAGGTGCTGCCCACCGCACAGTCTGCCTACGACATCGCCGTGCGTGGCTTTTCTCTGGGCAAGTTCAGCTTCCTGGATGTACTGGAAGCCCAGCGCACGCTGATCGAAAGCCAGCGCCAGTTGCTGGATCAGTGGATGGCATCACACAAGGCACGCGCAGAAATAGACCGCCTCCTGGGCACGGAATCCCTGGCCGACACACACACTGGAATCTGA
- a CDS encoding heavy metal response regulator transcription factor, whose amino-acid sequence MRLLLIEDEAKLGEYLRKGLAEEGYTVDVAVNGIDGLHLAMELDYDLIVLDGMLPGIDGFAVLAALRQSKPTPVLMLTARADVEDRVRGLQSGADDYMIKPFAFSELVARIQVLLRRAHAYQLAPEPTALKEGDLEVDLIRRKAVRAGVRLDLTAKEFNLLALLLRRQGEVLSRTELASQVWDMNFDSETNVVEVAVRRLRMKVDQPFETPLIHTVRGMGYVLESRAQP is encoded by the coding sequence ATGAGACTGCTGTTGATTGAAGACGAAGCCAAGCTGGGCGAGTACCTGCGCAAAGGTCTGGCCGAAGAGGGCTATACCGTGGACGTCGCAGTGAACGGTATTGACGGGCTGCATCTGGCGATGGAGCTGGACTACGACCTCATCGTTCTGGATGGCATGCTGCCGGGCATTGATGGCTTTGCCGTGCTGGCGGCGCTGCGGCAGTCCAAGCCGACGCCGGTGCTGATGCTCACGGCCCGTGCGGATGTCGAAGACCGCGTGCGCGGCCTGCAAAGCGGTGCCGATGACTACATGATCAAGCCGTTCGCCTTCTCCGAGCTGGTGGCGCGGATCCAGGTATTGCTGCGCAGGGCGCATGCCTACCAGCTGGCGCCTGAGCCCACGGCGCTGAAGGAGGGCGATCTGGAGGTTGACCTGATTCGGCGCAAGGCGGTCCGGGCCGGGGTGCGGCTGGACCTGACGGCCAAGGAGTTCAACCTTCTGGCGCTGTTGTTGCGCCGCCAGGGTGAGGTGCTGTCCCGCACGGAGCTGGCCTCGCAGGTCTGGGACATGAACTTCGACAGCGAAACCAATGTGGTCGAAGTGGCGGTGCGGCGCCTGCGCATGAAGGTGGACCAGCCCTTCGAGACGCCGCTCATCCATACGGTGCGGGGCATGGGCTATGTGCTGGAGAGCCGAGCCCAGCCATGA
- a CDS encoding heavy metal sensor histidine kinase, whose translation MKQTAGVQHLGRQLSRWMALLSMLGLGAVSIAVYLVFDTTLSARQEEMLDQKQQALAHVLGDDDVEHRDKSLAHVLTDFLAGHADYAIRIVDSQGATLFDSRIPGLGAEHTLQRTFAVTIQSRTTDHAQAATATLVMDRRPDDALLRALAWALFISMIAGSLLLSLFGGLLVRRSLRPIQSLVSQIDELSAKDFGRRLDGSGLPQELLPIVTQFNALLDRLADAYRQLESFNADVAHELNTPLSTLISSTEVVLRKPRTVEEMREVLESNLEDLRRIAAMVGDMLFLSRADRGAGTREAKVFSLAAVAADVVEFYEAVALEADLTVEVRGDAQLQFDAPLMRRALSNLLSNATRYAASGSRIVIQIGTQAQHGHTEAVISVTNTGADIAPQHLRHLFDRFYRADSARYNADRNHGLGLAIVKAIAKMHGGTVFAQSEGGTTTFGLVLPVVPGA comes from the coding sequence ATGAAGCAGACCGCTGGAGTGCAGCACCTCGGCAGGCAGCTTTCACGCTGGATGGCCTTGCTGTCGATGCTGGGGCTGGGGGCGGTCAGCATTGCCGTGTATCTGGTGTTTGACACCACACTGTCGGCGCGGCAGGAGGAAATGCTGGACCAGAAGCAGCAGGCGCTGGCCCATGTACTGGGTGACGACGACGTCGAACACCGGGATAAATCGCTGGCCCATGTGCTGACCGATTTTCTGGCCGGCCATGCCGACTATGCCATCCGCATTGTGGATAGCCAGGGCGCCACGCTGTTCGACAGCCGCATTCCCGGCCTGGGCGCGGAGCATACGCTGCAGCGGACGTTCGCCGTCACCATCCAGTCCCGCACCACAGACCATGCGCAGGCAGCGACTGCCACGCTGGTGATGGACCGGCGTCCCGATGATGCCCTGCTGCGGGCGCTGGCCTGGGCGCTGTTCATTTCCATGATTGCGGGCTCGCTGCTGCTGTCCCTGTTCGGCGGCTTGCTGGTGCGCCGCAGTCTGCGTCCCATCCAGTCGCTGGTCTCGCAGATCGACGAGCTGTCGGCCAAGGACTTCGGCCGCCGCCTGGACGGCAGCGGGCTGCCGCAAGAGTTGCTGCCCATCGTGACGCAGTTCAATGCCTTGCTGGACCGGCTGGCAGACGCGTACCGGCAGCTGGAATCCTTCAATGCCGACGTGGCCCACGAGCTCAACACGCCGCTGTCCACGCTGATTTCCAGCACCGAGGTGGTGTTGCGCAAGCCCCGCACGGTGGAGGAGATGCGCGAGGTGCTGGAGTCCAACCTGGAGGACCTGCGCCGCATTGCCGCGATGGTGGGGGACATGCTGTTTCTCTCCCGGGCAGACCGGGGGGCGGGCACCCGGGAGGCCAAGGTGTTCAGCCTGGCCGCGGTGGCCGCCGATGTGGTGGAGTTCTACGAAGCGGTGGCCTTGGAGGCGGACCTGACGGTGGAAGTGCGCGGCGATGCGCAGCTGCAGTTCGATGCGCCACTGATGCGCAGGGCGCTGTCGAACCTGCTGAGCAATGCCACGCGGTATGCCGCCAGCGGCTCGCGCATCGTGATCCAGATCGGCACCCAGGCGCAGCACGGGCACACGGAAGCCGTCATCTCCGTGACCAACACCGGTGCGGACATCGCCCCCCAGCACCTGCGCCATCTGTTCGACCGCTTCTACCGGGCGGATTCCGCACGTTACAACGCAGACCGCAACCACGGTCTGGGCCTGGCCATCGTGAAGGCGATTGCCAAGATGCATGGTGGAACTGTGTTTGCCCAGTCGGAAGGTGGAACGACCACGTTTGGCCTGGTCCTGCCGGTGGTGCCGGGGGCTTGA
- a CDS encoding glutathione S-transferase family protein translates to MATTKQLFYYPSNASMAPHIVLEEIGKAFELVKVKREVNAHKSAEYLRLNPNGLIPVYVEGSMVLYETAAICLHLADTHPESGMAPLLATPERAAFYKWLMWLSNTLQTALIVYFYPERWVDAGNESGARQVQAHAESKIASLLEQLEAQLQQSEGPWLLGAQYTVLDPYAFMLCRWTRGFAKPARTWPLLGAYLQRMLARPAVQRMIATEGLAEPLV, encoded by the coding sequence ATGGCAACCACCAAGCAACTGTTCTATTATCCCAGCAACGCCAGCATGGCTCCTCACATCGTTCTGGAAGAAATCGGGAAGGCGTTCGAACTGGTGAAGGTGAAGCGCGAGGTGAATGCCCACAAATCGGCGGAGTATCTGCGCCTGAATCCCAATGGTCTGATCCCGGTGTATGTGGAAGGCAGCATGGTGCTGTACGAAACCGCCGCCATCTGCCTGCACCTGGCCGATACCCACCCTGAAAGCGGCATGGCACCTCTGCTGGCTACGCCCGAGCGTGCCGCGTTCTACAAGTGGCTGATGTGGCTGAGCAACACCTTGCAGACCGCATTGATTGTCTATTTCTATCCCGAGCGCTGGGTGGATGCGGGCAACGAATCGGGCGCCAGGCAGGTGCAGGCCCATGCGGAATCGAAGATCGCCAGCCTGCTCGAACAGCTGGAAGCGCAGTTGCAACAGAGCGAAGGCCCTTGGCTGCTGGGGGCGCAGTACACGGTGCTGGACCCCTATGCGTTCATGCTGTGCCGCTGGACCCGGGGCTTTGCGAAGCCGGCGCGGACATGGCCGCTGCTCGGTGCCTATCTGCAGCGGATGCTGGCGCGGCCGGCCGTGCAGCGCATGATCGCCACCGAGGGACTGGCCGAGCCCCTGGTCTGA
- a CDS encoding linear amide C-N hydrolase, producing the protein MNMNLPRIRPQCAALLLGMAGIAAASSAWACTRLVFHGANGQVVTARSMDWKNDIVSNLWVLPRGMERNGKTGPNTVRWTSKYGSVITSGYDVSTTDGVNEAGLNANLLWLVESEYPAFDGRGKPGLTIAAWAQYVLDNFATVQEAVAALQKEPFTIVTDNVPGENRLTTLHLSMSDASGDSAIVEYIGGKQVIHHSRTYQVMTNSPIFEEQLALNTYWQQIGGTVMLPGTNRAADRFARASFYVNAIPKDQTPNKNLASVFSVIRNASVPYGISTPGQPNISSTRWRTVFDHQRKLYFFESALTPNTFWVDLKQLDFSPQSGKVLKLDLGPDQDHTFSGNATSQFKPSAPFQFLGI; encoded by the coding sequence ATGAACATGAACTTGCCACGCATTCGTCCGCAATGTGCTGCGTTGTTGCTCGGTATGGCGGGGATTGCTGCCGCGTCCAGTGCCTGGGCTTGCACCCGACTGGTGTTTCACGGGGCCAATGGCCAGGTGGTGACCGCCCGCTCCATGGACTGGAAGAACGACATTGTCAGCAACCTCTGGGTGCTGCCGCGGGGCATGGAGCGCAATGGCAAAACAGGGCCCAACACTGTACGCTGGACGTCCAAGTACGGCAGCGTCATCACCTCGGGCTACGATGTTTCGACCACCGACGGCGTGAACGAGGCCGGTCTCAATGCCAATCTGCTGTGGCTGGTGGAATCGGAATACCCCGCATTCGATGGCCGTGGCAAGCCCGGGCTGACGATTGCCGCATGGGCGCAGTATGTGCTGGACAATTTTGCGACGGTGCAGGAAGCGGTGGCGGCACTGCAGAAAGAGCCCTTCACCATCGTGACAGACAATGTGCCGGGTGAGAACCGGCTGACCACGCTGCATCTGTCCATGTCCGACGCCAGTGGTGACAGTGCCATCGTGGAGTACATCGGGGGCAAGCAGGTCATTCACCACAGCCGCACATACCAGGTGATGACCAACTCGCCGATTTTTGAAGAGCAACTGGCGCTGAACACCTATTGGCAGCAGATTGGCGGCACGGTCATGCTGCCGGGCACCAACCGGGCTGCCGACCGTTTTGCACGTGCATCGTTTTATGTGAATGCCATTCCCAAGGACCAGACTCCGAACAAGAACCTGGCCAGCGTGTTCAGCGTGATCCGCAATGCGTCGGTGCCCTACGGCATCAGCACCCCGGGGCAACCCAATATTTCTTCCACCCGCTGGCGTACCGTGTTCGATCACCAGCGCAAGCTGTATTTCTTTGAGTCTGCACTGACGCCCAATACCTTCTGGGTGGATCTGAAGCAACTGGACTTCAGCCCACAAAGCGGCAAGGTGTTGAAGCTGGATCTGGGCCCGGATCAGGACCATACATTCTCGGGCAATGCCACGTCGCAATTCAAGCCATCGGCGCCATTTCAATTCCTGGGCATCTAG